CTGTGTCCATATCTGCTTTCCCTGTAGTAGATGTGCCATTTCTCCTATCAGTCACGGTTTTCCCTGCATGTTCTGCCACACTCCAACCACCGCCCAAGGCCCGGTACAGGTGGATAACTTCACCCAGTTCCTGCTGATGTGCGATTACAAGAGAATCTTCCAAATCCACTTGTTCCAACTCTCTCTGAACAACTGTATCCTTATTCGCAAGTCCACTTGCAAACAATTGCTCTGCAAGAACAGTCGCCTGTGACAATTTTTGCAGGGCCCATGCAACATCTTGAACTTGCCGACCTTTTTCTACTACCCCGACTGCACTATCTTCAATCTCTGCCACAGCCTCAACTACGGTCTGCTGCAACTGAAACTTGCGTTGTTCTGCCTGCGAGGCCTGCACTGCAATCTGGGCATCAATACGTCCTCCGGTAAACACCGGAACCAAAAGTCCGCTACCGAACGTATAGACAAGAGTGTCTGCATGAAACAGCTTATCCACATCAGTTGATTGAAAACTCAGCATGCCGCCCAAAACAATTTTAGGATAACGCTCCCCTTCTGCTGCCCCCACCAGCGCCACAGCCCCTGCATATTCCTGCTCTGCTTTGCGGACATCCGGTCTGCGTGAAATCAAACTTGCAGGAACACTTATCCCCATCACAGCAGGAACCGTAAGCTGACAACCTCTGGCACACGAAAATTCACTGGGTGGAATCCCTAACAGTACGGCAATACTGTTTTCTGCAACAGCCTTTGCCTGACTCAGCACCCGCTGCTGTGCCTTTTCATTTCGAACCATCGCTTGCGACTGTAAGTATTCCTGCCGTGTTCCTGTCCCCGCGTTCAGCCGCGCACACGTAAGTCTAGCCCGCTGCTCTAATAACAACAGTTTTCGTTCTGAAATCCGAATGCGTGATTCCACAGCCCGCAAATCAACATAGGCAAGTGCCAACTCTGCCACCAGTGAAACAGCCACATCACCGTACGCAGCACGGTTTGCCTCTATGGTACTGTCAGCCGCTTCTACAAGCCGTTGCACACGTCCCCATAAATCCAGTTCCCACCCCGCAAGAGCTGCACCTGCAAAAAGATTGGTCTGTACTCCTCCCGGCACACCCACAATTCCTTGTGCATCATCAGCGGCACGAGTGTGTGCACCATATCCACCAAGATACGCCCGTGGTAGCAAGTCTGCCCGCGTAACGCCGCGTTGTGATCGGGCCTCAACTATCCGTTCGCGCGCTATCTTCAACGATAAATTCTGCATAAATAGCGTTTCGACCAGTCTGTTCAGTTCATTGTCGTTAAACTGCGTCCACCAAAGTGCAGCAACACTCTCATGCTGTAACATTGGGGCGCGCACCTTCCATTCTTTGCCATGGAACTCCGTAAGATCTGGTGCAACATAGTCTGCACCAACTTTCCAACAGCCGCACAACGCAGCAACAGTAAACAACAAACTGGTGACCAGCCCAACAATCTTATGCTTTTTCATGCACGACCTAACCATGCTGCAGATTATAAAAAATAATTCTTATATTCAGCCATACCTTGTTTTTTATTTTTTATTAACTAGTTAGATACTTTTTTCTTTAAAAAGAGGTCATGACAAATCTGCAACGCTTTTCCCTTTGCCCTCAGCCCCCGCGTAAAGCTTCTATTAGCGGGGTGCTGACATGATTTCTAGAATCGTACACAACTTCATACCTCACTGACGTAAACAAACAAAAAAGGCTGCCCTAACTAAATAGGACAGCCTGAAAAATTTTCAGAAAAAGTAGGTGATGAATATAAGCCGTAAGGTTCTGAGAA
This sequence is a window from Halodesulfovibrio aestuarii DSM 17919 = ATCC 29578. Protein-coding genes within it:
- a CDS encoding efflux transporter outer membrane subunit, with amino-acid sequence MKKHKIVGLVTSLLFTVAALCGCWKVGADYVAPDLTEFHGKEWKVRAPMLQHESVAALWWTQFNDNELNRLVETLFMQNLSLKIARERIVEARSQRGVTRADLLPRAYLGGYGAHTRAADDAQGIVGVPGGVQTNLFAGAALAGWELDLWGRVQRLVEAADSTIEANRAAYGDVAVSLVAELALAYVDLRAVESRIRISERKLLLLEQRARLTCARLNAGTGTRQEYLQSQAMVRNEKAQQRVLSQAKAVAENSIAVLLGIPPSEFSCARGCQLTVPAVMGISVPASLISRRPDVRKAEQEYAGAVALVGAAEGERYPKIVLGGMLSFQSTDVDKLFHADTLVYTFGSGLLVPVFTGGRIDAQIAVQASQAEQRKFQLQQTVVEAVAEIEDSAVGVVEKGRQVQDVAWALQKLSQATVLAEQLFASGLANKDTVVQRELEQVDLEDSLVIAHQQELGEVIHLYRALGGGWSVAEHAGKTVTDRRNGTSTTGKADMDTVRSVGKELGHE